From Sporosarcina sp. Te-1, the proteins below share one genomic window:
- a CDS encoding BatA and WFA domain-containing protein, producing the protein MNSWTVLFPLAVLLYYFFRKRYQTKKISSTLFWEQSMRETKVSPFLKNLQQNALFYLQMAALLLLVFVLLGPFLKSEQSVGEQTVLVVDTSASMLAGEGKTSLLEASKQEMLQLVDANKGKPFTIITTGKEPALALRNETDPEAIKNAIQNVSISYEHEQMGSSLEFMRSVIADQSATVHIFTDYLDRSVFSDGSESIRYFVHTNESQLSNVSIDKFGAVKTAAGTEAIVKLVNQTETDVNGSVQITDALEGTQLAEKPFAIKSGEETLVSFKDLPSQTAMQAALMVEDQYEVDNEAFILLGNDISDAMVDSQLHELIRKAFQAIGMEVASGSVNEMKQRQHSSTIIVTNDTSFLQRGTQPIVLIGRNDANAHQVEDIVTASQDMLFAVAPIEDVYVSSLYPPFDAMETIAFIGNEPFIQRSPRGDIVVLADIEMTDWPLHPSFPLFFWSATESVRSGSEVGGTFTPSQRKAVLSHVDTKGIEVFNLHDEYKTSFANGTEFVAPEQPGIYKLMDNKRETLIAVQLEQEEKKLSYGTPYQIGMESKENEKEIGKKSIGWLFLLPVLLLLVIEWEVQRRRGYPN; encoded by the coding sequence GTGAACAGTTGGACGGTCTTGTTTCCTTTGGCTGTCCTGCTGTATTATTTTTTCCGAAAACGGTATCAAACAAAAAAAATATCATCCACTTTATTTTGGGAACAATCCATGCGGGAGACAAAGGTATCCCCTTTCTTGAAAAATCTTCAACAGAATGCTCTTTTCTACTTGCAGATGGCTGCACTTCTGCTTCTTGTATTTGTTTTACTTGGCCCTTTTCTGAAATCGGAACAATCTGTTGGGGAACAAACTGTACTTGTTGTTGATACCTCCGCCAGTATGCTAGCAGGAGAAGGGAAAACTTCGTTGTTAGAAGCAAGTAAGCAAGAGATGCTGCAGTTAGTGGATGCTAACAAAGGAAAGCCCTTCACCATCATTACCACAGGGAAAGAACCGGCATTAGCCTTGAGGAATGAAACCGATCCCGAGGCCATAAAGAATGCCATACAAAACGTATCCATATCGTATGAGCATGAGCAAATGGGGAGCTCGCTTGAATTCATGAGATCGGTGATTGCGGATCAATCTGCCACGGTACATATTTTTACGGATTACTTAGATCGATCCGTTTTTTCAGACGGGAGCGAATCCATCCGCTATTTTGTCCATACCAACGAGTCTCAGTTATCAAATGTTTCAATTGACAAGTTCGGTGCCGTCAAAACGGCAGCAGGCACAGAGGCCATTGTCAAGCTTGTCAATCAAACCGAAACAGATGTGAATGGATCTGTACAAATTACAGATGCCTTGGAAGGGACCCAATTGGCTGAAAAACCATTTGCCATAAAAAGCGGTGAGGAGACACTTGTCTCGTTTAAGGATTTACCTTCACAAACTGCCATGCAAGCTGCGTTAATGGTGGAAGATCAATATGAAGTGGATAATGAAGCGTTTATTCTACTGGGCAATGATATTTCTGATGCGATGGTGGACAGTCAACTACATGAATTGATCCGCAAAGCTTTTCAAGCGATCGGTATGGAAGTTGCAAGTGGGTCAGTCAATGAAATGAAGCAGCGGCAACATTCTTCCACAATTATTGTGACGAATGATACGTCCTTTTTGCAACGGGGTACACAACCTATCGTCTTGATCGGTCGCAATGATGCGAATGCTCATCAGGTTGAGGACATTGTAACAGCTAGCCAGGATATGTTGTTTGCTGTTGCGCCGATCGAAGATGTATACGTCAGCTCTCTCTATCCGCCCTTTGATGCAATGGAAACCATAGCATTCATTGGAAATGAACCGTTCATCCAACGTTCACCTCGAGGAGACATTGTCGTATTGGCGGATATTGAAATGACGGATTGGCCGCTTCATCCTTCTTTCCCTCTGTTCTTTTGGAGCGCGACCGAGTCGGTCCGTTCCGGCTCGGAAGTGGGGGGGACGTTCACCCCGTCCCAACGGAAAGCCGTCTTATCCCATGTCGATACCAAGGGGATCGAAGTATTTAATTTACATGACGAATATAAAACTTCTTTTGCAAACGGCACAGAATTTGTGGCACCGGAGCAACCGGGAATTTATAAATTGATGGATAACAAACGAGAAACTTTGATTGCTGTTCAACTCGAACAGGAAGAAAAAAAACTAAGTTATGGAACACCGTATCAGATTGGAATGGAATCGAAGGAAAATGAAAAGGAAATCGGAAAAAAATCCATAGGGTGGCTTTTTCTTTTACCTGTCCTTCTTCTCCTGGTAATTGAATGGGAGGTGCAGCGTAGACGTGGATATCCGAATTGA
- a CDS encoding DUF58 domain-containing protein — protein MEKLFPDRLSNRIGLLKIVSRSRHLGHHKGTHRSTKTGTSLDFSDFREYHPGDDLRHIDWNVYARTDKPFIKQFLDEQEMRIHLLLDSTKSMGYEEKWAFARQLAIGIGQIGLKSGDTVSFSAKSQGQDVFFRRKGALQRAAIKKLITQIEQPTLSGDFTDYALRHIPKAVTVLFIITDGLEPLEKWEHLFRRLPGFSRDIRIITVHDSSEETPRLQGDIRLVDIETEQAVEVTMTTKSIQHYKDRKLEHELKFMSLAKKYGIHVIRTEVADGILDTIAKKMRQSGWLR, from the coding sequence ATGGAGAAGTTATTTCCTGACCGTCTCTCCAATCGAATCGGTCTATTAAAAATTGTATCCCGGTCCAGACATCTCGGACATCATAAAGGGACCCATCGTTCAACGAAGACGGGAACCTCATTGGATTTTTCAGATTTTAGGGAATACCACCCTGGAGACGATCTTCGTCATATCGATTGGAATGTGTACGCTCGCACGGATAAACCTTTCATTAAGCAATTCCTTGATGAACAGGAAATGCGGATACACCTTTTGCTAGATTCTACAAAGTCGATGGGATACGAGGAGAAATGGGCTTTCGCAAGGCAACTCGCAATTGGAATTGGACAGATTGGCTTGAAAAGTGGTGATACGGTATCTTTTTCTGCGAAGAGTCAAGGCCAAGATGTATTTTTTAGAAGAAAAGGTGCTTTGCAACGTGCGGCCATCAAAAAGTTGATTACTCAAATAGAACAGCCAACTTTAAGTGGAGATTTCACAGACTATGCACTTCGGCACATACCAAAGGCGGTCACGGTTTTATTTATCATAACTGACGGTTTGGAACCATTGGAAAAGTGGGAGCATCTATTTAGAAGACTCCCGGGATTCAGCCGGGATATCCGGATCATTACCGTCCATGATTCTTCAGAAGAGACGCCTCGACTCCAAGGAGATATTCGTTTGGTCGATATAGAGACCGAACAAGCCGTTGAAGTGACGATGACTACGAAATCCATTCAACACTATAAAGATCGCAAACTGGAGCATGAGTTAAAATTTATGAGTTTGGCAAAGAAATATGGCATTCATGTCATTCGAACGGAAGTTGCGGATGGAATATTAGATACAATAGCTAAAAAAATGCGTCAATCAGGCTGGCTGCGGTAG
- a CDS encoding MoxR family ATPase: MSFTPEQFGEMSSKLSAVKDEISTFIVGQQEAIDFSLFSILADGHALLEGLPGLGKTMLIRTISEVLDLSFSRIQFTPDLMPADITGTSILERSEEGAQRFVFKEGPIFSQMVLADEINRATPKTQSALLEAMGEKTVTVMGETRKMARPFFVLATQNPIEMEGTYPLPEAQMDRFLCKIILPYPTKEELKEIMLRTTGARNIKVRKVMEQEEICIAQEMVKEIVIADDMIEYAVDLVTSTYETEGTGDMWTKYVQYGSGPRGLQSIIRLAKARAFMAGRFHVSIADIKAVAKPALRHRVLVNYEGEAEGINVDGLIDKLVEETRQGATM; the protein is encoded by the coding sequence ATGTCATTTACACCGGAACAGTTTGGAGAAATGAGTAGTAAGTTAAGTGCGGTTAAAGATGAGATAAGTACTTTTATTGTCGGTCAGCAAGAAGCAATCGATTTCTCCTTATTTTCGATTTTAGCTGATGGGCATGCCTTGTTAGAAGGACTTCCAGGTTTAGGGAAAACGATGCTTATTCGTACGATTTCCGAAGTTCTGGATCTTTCGTTTTCCAGGATCCAATTTACGCCGGATCTTATGCCCGCTGATATTACAGGGACAAGTATTTTAGAGAGAAGTGAAGAGGGAGCTCAGCGATTCGTTTTCAAAGAAGGACCGATTTTTAGTCAAATGGTATTGGCTGATGAAATAAACCGGGCCACTCCGAAAACACAGAGTGCGCTGTTAGAGGCGATGGGAGAGAAAACAGTGACGGTCATGGGGGAGACGAGAAAGATGGCCAGACCATTTTTCGTCCTTGCCACACAGAACCCGATTGAAATGGAAGGAACATATCCTTTGCCAGAAGCGCAGATGGACCGATTTTTATGCAAAATTATTCTGCCGTACCCTACAAAAGAAGAATTGAAAGAAATAATGCTCCGGACGACTGGGGCGAGAAACATCAAAGTCCGCAAGGTGATGGAACAAGAAGAGATTTGTATTGCCCAGGAAATGGTCAAAGAGATTGTCATAGCGGATGACATGATTGAATATGCAGTTGATTTGGTCACCTCCACTTATGAAACTGAAGGAACAGGAGATATGTGGACAAAGTATGTGCAATATGGAAGTGGACCACGGGGGCTGCAGTCAATCATCCGATTGGCCAAGGCTCGGGCTTTTATGGCGGGACGATTCCATGTGTCCATTGCCGATATAAAAGCTGTAGCTAAACCGGCATTGCGTCACAGAGTACTCGTCAACTACGAAGGCGAGGCGGAAGGTATCAATGTTGATGGGCTGATTGACAAACTAGTTGAAGAAACACGGCAAGGGGCAACAATGTAA